A stretch of the Planctomycetia bacterium genome encodes the following:
- a CDS encoding cellulase family glycosylhydrolase produces the protein MSLRLGSRLLAGLLIAACVSPAVAARERWTDAEAKAWQQREPWLVGSNYAPAYAINQLEMWQADSFDIEAIDREMALAESLGFNSMRVFLHHLLWEQDREGFLKRMDQYLAAADKHGVGTMFVLFDSVWDPNPQLGPQRPPKQGLHNSGWVQSPGAKDLMDRSRHALLEDYVRGVVRHFKDDRRVQVWDLWNEPDNLNGNSYGEGNLKQEPAGKQEMVAELIAQSFTWAREENPTQPLTSGVWVHNRIGDPAKLIPVEKIQLAESDIVSYHSYGKPDEMADWVKHLRGYGRPLVCTEYMARPVGSTFDPVLGYLKKEGIGAYNWGFVAGKSNTIYPWDSWQKPYATEPPVWFHDIFRADGQPYRAEEVEYIRQITGRAK, from the coding sequence ATGTCTTTGCGCCTAGGCTCTCGATTGCTCGCCGGGTTGCTGATCGCGGCGTGCGTGTCTCCGGCGGTAGCCGCCCGCGAACGCTGGACCGACGCGGAAGCCAAGGCCTGGCAGCAGCGCGAGCCGTGGCTGGTCGGATCGAACTATGCGCCGGCCTACGCGATCAATCAGTTGGAAATGTGGCAGGCGGACTCGTTCGATATCGAGGCGATCGACCGCGAAATGGCGCTTGCCGAGAGCCTCGGCTTCAACAGCATGCGCGTGTTCTTGCACCATTTGCTGTGGGAGCAGGACCGCGAAGGCTTCTTGAAGCGGATGGATCAATATCTCGCCGCGGCCGACAAGCACGGCGTTGGAACGATGTTCGTGCTATTCGACAGCGTCTGGGATCCGAATCCGCAACTCGGCCCGCAGCGCCCGCCGAAGCAGGGTTTGCATAACTCCGGCTGGGTGCAGAGTCCGGGCGCCAAGGATTTGATGGATCGCAGCCGGCATGCGCTGCTGGAGGATTACGTCCGCGGCGTGGTGCGACATTTTAAGGACGACCGCCGCGTGCAGGTCTGGGACCTCTGGAACGAACCAGACAATCTCAATGGCAACAGCTACGGCGAAGGGAATCTCAAACAGGAACCGGCCGGCAAGCAGGAGATGGTCGCGGAACTGATCGCACAATCGTTCACCTGGGCCCGTGAGGAAAACCCCACGCAACCGCTGACTTCAGGCGTGTGGGTGCACAACCGCATTGGCGATCCGGCCAAGTTGATTCCCGTCGAAAAAATCCAGCTCGCCGAGTCCGACATTGTCAGCTATCACAGCTACGGCAAGCCGGACGAGATGGCCGATTGGGTCAAGCACTTGCGCGGCTACGGACGGCCGTTGGTCTGCACGGAATACATGGCCCGGCCGGTCGGCAGCACGTTTGATCCGGTGCTCGGCTACCTCAAGAAAGAGGGGATCGGCGCCTACAATTGGGGCTTCGTCGCCGGCAAATCCAACACGATCTACCCGTGGGATTCCTGGCAAAAGCCCTATGCGACCGAACCGCCGGTCTGGTTCCACGATATTTTCCGCGCAGACGGACAGCCGTATCGCGCCGAAGAAGTGGAATACATCCGCCAGATTACCGGCCGCGCAAAATAA